The Delphinus delphis chromosome 2, mDelDel1.2, whole genome shotgun sequence genome contains a region encoding:
- the NEDD8 gene encoding NEDD8 isoform X2, producing MLIKVKTLTGKEIEIDIEPTDKVERIKERVEEKEGIPPQQQRLIYSGKQMNDEKTAADYKILGGSVLHLVLALRGGGGLRQ from the exons ATGCTAATTAAAGTGAAG ACGCTGACCGGAaaggagattgagattgacattgAACCCACAGACAAG GTGGAGCGAATCAAGGAGCGtgtggaggagaaagagggaatcCCCCCACAGCAGCAGCGGCTCATCTACAGTGGTAAACAGAT GAACGATGAGAAGACAGCAGCTGATTACAAGATACTAGGTGGTTCAGTCCTCCACCTGGTATTGGCTCTGAGAGGAGGAGGTGGTCTTAGGCAGTGA
- the NEDD8 gene encoding NEDD8 isoform X1, giving the protein MLIKVKVGAPPALPRRSGTGLAATLTGKEIEIDIEPTDKVERIKERVEEKEGIPPQQQRLIYSGKQMNDEKTAADYKILGGSVLHLVLALRGGGGLRQ; this is encoded by the exons ATGCTAATTAAAGTGAAGGTGGGAGCACCTCCAGCTTTGCCAAGACGGAGTGGTACTGGGCTGGCCGCT ACGCTGACCGGAaaggagattgagattgacattgAACCCACAGACAAG GTGGAGCGAATCAAGGAGCGtgtggaggagaaagagggaatcCCCCCACAGCAGCAGCGGCTCATCTACAGTGGTAAACAGAT GAACGATGAGAAGACAGCAGCTGATTACAAGATACTAGGTGGTTCAGTCCTCCACCTGGTATTGGCTCTGAGAGGAGGAGGTGGTCTTAGGCAGTGA
- the MDP1 gene encoding magnesium-dependent phosphatase 1 isoform X1: protein MARLPKLVVFDLDYTLWPFWVDTHVDPPFHKSSDGTVRDRRGQAVRLYPEVPEVLERLQGLGVPVAAASRTGEVEGANQLLELFDLVRYFVHREIYPGSKVTHFKRLHQKTGVPFSQMIFFDDEKRNIVDVSKLGVTSIHVQNGMSLQTLTQGLETFAKAQAGL, encoded by the exons ATGGCGCGGCTCCCGAAGCTCGTAGTCTTCGATCTAG ATTACACGCTGTGGCCGTTCTGGGTGGACACGCACGTAGACCCCCCGTTCCACAAAAGCAG TGATGGAACTGTACGAGATAGGCGGGGCCAGGCCGTCCGACTGTACCCAGAGGTGCCTGAGGTCCTGGAAAGATTGCAGGGCTTGGGGGTGCCCGTCGCGGCCGCTTCACG GACAGGTGAGGTTGAAGGGGCCAACCAGCTACTGGAACTCTTTGACCTTGTCAGATACTTTGTTCATCGGGAGATCTACCCAGGCAGCAAGGTCACGCACTTTAAGAG gttgcatcagaagaCTGGAGTTCCTTTCTCCCAGATGATCTTCTTTGATGATGAAAAGCGGAATATTGTAGATGTCAGCAAACTGG GTGTTACCAGCATTCATGTCCAGAATGGAATGAGCCTTCAGACCCTAACTCAAGGATTAGAGACATTTGCAAAGGCACAAGCTGGACTCTGA
- the MDP1 gene encoding magnesium-dependent phosphatase 1 isoform X2: protein MARLPKLVVFDLDYTLWPFWVDTHVDPPFHKSSDGTVRDRRGQAVRLYPEVPEVLERLQGLGVPVAAASRTGEVEGANQLLELFDLVRYFHSCPEWNEPSDPNSRIRDICKGTSWTLRSSPVDEPHLRHRLKGNQEGIFRCICKLLKCICVWQKTYYPVCVVSNFLACDPGWAIRRCQDLRLATL from the exons ATGGCGCGGCTCCCGAAGCTCGTAGTCTTCGATCTAG ATTACACGCTGTGGCCGTTCTGGGTGGACACGCACGTAGACCCCCCGTTCCACAAAAGCAG TGATGGAACTGTACGAGATAGGCGGGGCCAGGCCGTCCGACTGTACCCAGAGGTGCCTGAGGTCCTGGAAAGATTGCAGGGCTTGGGGGTGCCCGTCGCGGCCGCTTCACG GACAGGTGAGGTTGAAGGGGCCAACCAGCTACTGGAACTCTTTGACCTTGTCAGATACTTT CATTCATGTCCAGAATGGAATGAGCCTTCAGACCCTAACTCAAGGATTAGAGACATTTGCAAAGGCACAAGCTGGACTCTGAGGTCCAGTCCTGTGGATGAGCCTCATTTGAGGCATAGACTGAAAGGAAATCAGGAGGGCATTTTCAGGTGCATTTGTAAATTATTAAAGTGTATTTGTGTGTGGCAGAAGACATATTACCCAGTGTgtgttgtttctaattttctagCGTGTGACCCGGGGTGGGCCATCCGGAGGTGCCAAGACCTCAGGTTGGCGACGCTCTAG
- the CHMP4A gene encoding charged multivesicular body protein 4a isoform X2, whose translation MSGLGRLFGREKKERGPTPEEAIQKLKETEKILIKKQEFLEQKIEQELQTAKKHGTKNKRAALQALRRKKRLEQQLAQTDGTLSTLEFQREAIENATTNAEVLRTMDLAAQGMKKAYQDMDIDKVDELMADITEQQEVAQQISDAISRPVGFGDDVDEDELLEELEELEQEELARELLHVGDKEEEPPVTLPSVPSTHLPAGPAPKTDEDEEALKQLAEWVS comes from the exons ATGAGTGGGCTCGGCCGGCTCTTCGGGAGGG agaagaaggagaggggGCCAACCCCTGAAGAGGCAATACAGAAACTGAAGGAGACGGAGAAGATATTGATCAAGAAACAGGAATTTCTGGAGCAGAAGATTGAACAGGAGCTACAAACTGCCAAGAAGCATGGGACGAAGAATAAGAGAG CCGCCCTACAGGCTTTGCGGAGGAAGAAAAGGTTGGAACAGCAGCTGGCACAAACGGACGGGACATTATCCACCCTGGAGTTTCAGCGTGAGGCCATTGAGAATGCCACCACCAATGCAGAAGTGCTTCGTACCATGGACCTTGCTGCCCAAGGCATGAAGAAGGCCTACCAGGACAT GGACATTGACAAGGTGGATGAACTGATGGCTGACATCACAGAACAACAGGAGGTGGCCCAGCAGATCTCAGATGCCATTTCTCGACCCGTGGGATTTGGAGATGATGTGGATGAG GATGAACTGTTGGAGGAGCTAGAGGAGCTGGAGCAGGAGGAATTGGCCCGAGAGTTGTTACATGTGGGCGACAAGGAGGAGGAACCCCCAGTCACACTGCCCAGTGTACCGTCTACACATCTTCCTGCAGGGCCAG CTCCCAAAACGGATGAAGATGAAGAAGCACTAAAGCAGTTGGCTGAGTGGGTGTCCTGA
- the CHMP4A gene encoding charged multivesicular body protein 4a isoform X1 yields the protein MFFFTQCGLLHWTPEKKERGPTPEEAIQKLKETEKILIKKQEFLEQKIEQELQTAKKHGTKNKRAALQALRRKKRLEQQLAQTDGTLSTLEFQREAIENATTNAEVLRTMDLAAQGMKKAYQDMDIDKVDELMADITEQQEVAQQISDAISRPVGFGDDVDEDELLEELEELEQEELARELLHVGDKEEEPPVTLPSVPSTHLPAGPAPKTDEDEEALKQLAEWVS from the exons ATGTTTTTCTTTACACAATGTGGGCTGCTCCATTGGACTCcagagaagaaggagaggggGCCAACCCCTGAAGAGGCAATACAGAAACTGAAGGAGACGGAGAAGATATTGATCAAGAAACAGGAATTTCTGGAGCAGAAGATTGAACAGGAGCTACAAACTGCCAAGAAGCATGGGACGAAGAATAAGAGAG CCGCCCTACAGGCTTTGCGGAGGAAGAAAAGGTTGGAACAGCAGCTGGCACAAACGGACGGGACATTATCCACCCTGGAGTTTCAGCGTGAGGCCATTGAGAATGCCACCACCAATGCAGAAGTGCTTCGTACCATGGACCTTGCTGCCCAAGGCATGAAGAAGGCCTACCAGGACAT GGACATTGACAAGGTGGATGAACTGATGGCTGACATCACAGAACAACAGGAGGTGGCCCAGCAGATCTCAGATGCCATTTCTCGACCCGTGGGATTTGGAGATGATGTGGATGAG GATGAACTGTTGGAGGAGCTAGAGGAGCTGGAGCAGGAGGAATTGGCCCGAGAGTTGTTACATGTGGGCGACAAGGAGGAGGAACCCCCAGTCACACTGCCCAGTGTACCGTCTACACATCTTCCTGCAGGGCCAG CTCCCAAAACGGATGAAGATGAAGAAGCACTAAAGCAGTTGGCTGAGTGGGTGTCCTGA
- the TSSK4 gene encoding testis-specific serine/threonine-protein kinase 4 isoform X1 → MGKGDTLGAPSTSAYRSVMEEYGYEVGKVIGHGSYGTVYEAYYTKQKVMVAVKIISKKKASEDYLNKFLPREIQVMKVLRHKYLINFYQAIETTSRVYVILELVQGGDVLEWIQHYGACSEPLAGKWFSQMTLGIAYLHSKGIVHRPLLTPSLSAAGRDLKLENLLLDKWKNVKISDFGFAKMVPSSQSVRSSPSYRQGNCFSHLSQTYCGSFAYACPEVLLGLPYNPFLSDIWSMGVILYTLVVARLPFDDTNLKKLLRETQKEVTFPPNYAISQECKNLVLQTLCQATKRATILDIIKDPWVLKFQPEQPTHEIRLLEAMCQPPGTNRHQSLEIST, encoded by the exons ATGGGGAAGGGAGACACCTTGGGAGCACCATCCACCTCGGCCTACCGCTCTGTCATGGAGGAATATGGTTACGAAGTGGGCAAAGTCATTGGCCATGGCTCCTACGGGACGGTGTATGAGGCTTACTACACAAAGCAGAAAGTCATGGTGGCTGTCAAGATCATCTCAAAGAAGAAGGCCTCTGAGGACTATCTTAACAAGTTCTTGCCCCGTGAGATACAG GTAATGAAGGTCCTGCGGCACAAGTATCTCATCAACTTCTATCAGGCCATCGAGACCACATCCCGAGTGTACGTTATTCTGGAGCTGGTTCAGGGTGGTGACGTCCTTGAGTGGATCCAGCACTATGGGGCCTGCTCTGAGCCCCTTGCTGGCAAGTGGTTCTCCCAGATGACCCTGGGCATCGCCTACCTGCACAGCAAGGGCATCGTGCACCG CCCTCTCCTGACCCCCAGCCTTTCTGCTGCTGGTAGGGACTTAAAGTTGGAGAACCTGTTGCTGGACAAGTGGAAGAACGTGAAGATATCGGACTTTGGCTTCGCCAAGATGGTGCCTTCTAGCCAGTCTGTGCGGAGTAGCCCTTCCTACCGCCAAGGGAACTGCTTTAGCCACCTCAGCCAGACCTACTGTGGCAGCTTTGCTTATGCCTGCCCGGAGGTCTTGCTAGGCCTGCCCTACAACCCTTTCCTGTCTGACATCTGGAGCATGGGCGTCATCCTCTACACGCTAGTAGTTGCCCGTCTGCCCTTCGATGACACCAATCTCAAGAAACTGCTGAGAGAGACTCAGAAGGAGGTCACTTTTCCACCTAACTATGCCATCTCCCAGGAGTGCAAG AACCTGGTCCTCCAGACACTATGCCAAGCCACCAAGCGTGCCACCATCCTGGACATCATCAAGGATCCCTGGGTGCTCAAGTTCCAGCCTGAGCAACCCACCCATGAGATCAGGCTGCTTGAGGCCATGTGCCAGCCCCCCGGCACCAATCGTCACCAATCCTTGGAAATCAGTACCTGA
- the TSSK4 gene encoding testis-specific serine/threonine-protein kinase 4 isoform X2, which yields MGKGDTLGAPSTSAYRSVMEEYGYEVGKVIGHGSYGTVYEAYYTKQKVMVAVKIISKKKASEDYLNKFLPREIQVMKVLRHKYLINFYQAIETTSRVYVILELVQGGDVLEWIQHYGACSEPLAGKWFSQMTLGIAYLHSKGIVHRDLKLENLLLDKWKNVKISDFGFAKMVPSSQSVRSSPSYRQGNCFSHLSQTYCGSFAYACPEVLLGLPYNPFLSDIWSMGVILYTLVVARLPFDDTNLKKLLRETQKEVTFPPNYAISQECKNLVLQTLCQATKRATILDIIKDPWVLKFQPEQPTHEIRLLEAMCQPPGTNRHQSLEIST from the exons ATGGGGAAGGGAGACACCTTGGGAGCACCATCCACCTCGGCCTACCGCTCTGTCATGGAGGAATATGGTTACGAAGTGGGCAAAGTCATTGGCCATGGCTCCTACGGGACGGTGTATGAGGCTTACTACACAAAGCAGAAAGTCATGGTGGCTGTCAAGATCATCTCAAAGAAGAAGGCCTCTGAGGACTATCTTAACAAGTTCTTGCCCCGTGAGATACAG GTAATGAAGGTCCTGCGGCACAAGTATCTCATCAACTTCTATCAGGCCATCGAGACCACATCCCGAGTGTACGTTATTCTGGAGCTGGTTCAGGGTGGTGACGTCCTTGAGTGGATCCAGCACTATGGGGCCTGCTCTGAGCCCCTTGCTGGCAAGTGGTTCTCCCAGATGACCCTGGGCATCGCCTACCTGCACAGCAAGGGCATCGTGCACCG GGACTTAAAGTTGGAGAACCTGTTGCTGGACAAGTGGAAGAACGTGAAGATATCGGACTTTGGCTTCGCCAAGATGGTGCCTTCTAGCCAGTCTGTGCGGAGTAGCCCTTCCTACCGCCAAGGGAACTGCTTTAGCCACCTCAGCCAGACCTACTGTGGCAGCTTTGCTTATGCCTGCCCGGAGGTCTTGCTAGGCCTGCCCTACAACCCTTTCCTGTCTGACATCTGGAGCATGGGCGTCATCCTCTACACGCTAGTAGTTGCCCGTCTGCCCTTCGATGACACCAATCTCAAGAAACTGCTGAGAGAGACTCAGAAGGAGGTCACTTTTCCACCTAACTATGCCATCTCCCAGGAGTGCAAG AACCTGGTCCTCCAGACACTATGCCAAGCCACCAAGCGTGCCACCATCCTGGACATCATCAAGGATCCCTGGGTGCTCAAGTTCCAGCCTGAGCAACCCACCCATGAGATCAGGCTGCTTGAGGCCATGTGCCAGCCCCCCGGCACCAATCGTCACCAATCCTTGGAAATCAGTACCTGA
- the TM9SF1 gene encoding transmembrane 9 superfamily member 1: MTVLGHPGSWSCRWLPLLLLLLLGTGRDPGVEGVTHYKAGDPVILYVNKVGPYHNPQETYHYYQLPVCCPEKIRHKSLSLGEVLDGDRMAESLYEIRFRENVEKRILCHMQLSSAQVEQLRQAIEELYYFEFVVDDLPIRGFVGYMEESGFLPHSHKIGLWTHLDFHLEFHGDRIIFANVSVRDVKPHSLDGLRPDEFLGLTHTYSVRWSETLVERRSDRRRGDDGGFFPRTLEIHWLSIINSMVLVFLLVGFVAVILMRVLRNDLARYNLDEETTSGGSGDDFDQGDNGWKIIHTDVFRFPPYRGLLCAVLGVGAQFLALGTGIIVMALLGMFNVHRHGAINSAAILLYALTCCISGYVSSHFYRQIGGERWVWNIILTTSLFSVPFFLTWSVVNSVHWANGSTQALPATTILLLLTVWLLVGFPLTVIGGIFGKNNASPFDAPCRTKNIAREIPPQPWYKSSLVHMTVGGFLPFSAISVELYYIFATVWGREQYTLYGILFFVFAILLSVGACISIALTYFQLSGEDYRWWWRSVLSVGSTGLFIFFYSVFYYARRSNMSGVVQTVEFFGYSLLTGYVFFLMLGTISFFSSLKFIRYIYVNLKMD, encoded by the exons ATGACAGTCCTAGGCCACCCTGGAAGTTGGAGCTGCCGGTGGTTGccactcctgctgctgctgttgctgggcACAGGTCGAGATCCAGGGGTGGAAGGTGTGACACACTACAAGGCCGGCGACCCCGTCATTCTGTATGTCAACAAAGTGGGACCTTACCATAACCCTCAGGAGACTTACCACTACTATCAGCTTCCAGTCTGCTGTCCTGAGAAGATACGCCACAAAAGCCTTAGCCTGGGTGAAGTGCTGGATGGGGACCGGATGGCTGAGTCTTTGTACGAGATCCGCTTTCGGGAGAATGTGGAGAAGAGAATTCTGTGCCACATGCAGCTCAGTTCCGCACAG GTGGAACAGCTGCGCCAGGCCATTGAGGAACTATATTACTTTGAATTTGTGGTGGACGACTTGCCAATCCGTGGCTTTGTGGGCTACATGGAGGAGAGTGGCTTCCTGCCTCACAGCCACAAGATAGGACTCTGGACCCATTTGGACTTCCACCTAGAATTCCACGGAGATCGAATTATATTTGCCAATGTCTCAGTGCGGGACGTCAAGCCCCACAGTTTAGATGGGTTACGACCGGATGAGTTCCTAGGCCTCACCCACACCTACAGTGTGCGCTGGTCTGAGACTTTAGTCGAGCGTCGGAGTGACAGGCGCCGTGGTGACGATGGTGGTTTCTTTCCCCGAACACTGGAAATCCATTGGTTGTCCATCATTAATTCCATGGTGCTTGTGTTTTTACTGGTGGGTTTTGTGGCTGTCATTCTCATGCGTGTGCTTCGAAATGACCTGGCTCGGTACAACTTGGATGAAGAGACAACCTCTGGAGGTTCTGGTGATGACTTTGACCAAGGTGACAATGGCTGGAAAATTATCCATACAGATGTCTTCCGCTTCCCTCCATACCGTGGTCTGCTCTGTGCTGTGCTTGGTGTGGGTGCCCAGTTCCTGGCCCTTGGCACTG GCATTATTGTCATGGCGCTGCTGGGCATGTTCAATGTGCACCGTCACGGGGCTATTAACTCAGCAGCCATCTTGTTGTATGCCCTGACTTGCTGCATCTCTGGCTATGTGTCCAGCCACTTCTACCGGCAGATTGGAGGCGAGCGTTGGGTGTGGAACATCATTCTCACCACCAGTCTCTTCTCTG TGCCTTTCTTCCTGACGTGGAGTGTGGTGAACTCCGTGCATTGGGCCAATGGTTCAACACAGGCTCTGCCAGCCACCACCATCCTGCTGCTTCTGACGGTTTGGCTGCTGGTGGGCTTTCCCCTCACTGTCATTGGAGGTATCTTCGGGAAGAACAACGCTAGCCCCTTTGATGCACCTTGTCGCACCAAGAACATAGCTCGGGAaatcccaccccagccctggtaCAAGTCTTCTCTCGTCCACATGACTGTTGGAGGCTTCCTGCCTTTCAG TGCCATCTCTGTGGAGCTGTACTACATCTTTGCCACAGTCTGGGGTCGGGAGCAGTACACTTTGTACGGCATCCTCTTCTTCGTCTTCGCCATCCTGCTGAGCGTGGGGGCTTGCATCTCCATCGCACTCACCTACTTCCAGTTGTCTGGGGAGGATTACCGCTGGTGGTGGCGATCTGTGCTGAGTGTTGGCTCCACTggcctcttcattttcttctactcAGTTTTCTACTATGCCCGGCGCTCCAACATGTCAGGGGTGGTACAGACAGTAGAGTTCTTTGGCTACTCCTTACTCACTGGATATGTCTTCTTCCTCATGCTGGGCaccatctcctttttttcttccctaaagtTCATCCGTTATATCTATGTTAACCTCAAGATGGACTGA